One window of Micromonas commoda chromosome 1, complete sequence genomic DNA carries:
- a CDS encoding predicted protein, protein MMQAILSRLHSHKCATLKVPSNTVTRSFFLSCDLFVKRKCRTGRNRGEIVSNLRAEDKEPNDFGVEFSFANRATRKSSNRANTRLSNRIRGSGAVLVPHPDKAEKGGDDACLVLEYHGVFGIMDGVGGWADEGVDPATYSSTFAKKLAAAVLAGEKDPCGMITYAHAQTRVRGSSTACVATVSPRDGLTLVRIVNLGDGGAVVVRGKKVVFTTAAQQHQFNCPFQLGCPRYYPETDSVDDVQRYDVSVSRGDVLIMGSDGLWDNVFLFEVARVCEELLMMEGSAQEIAESVAGKAFTNSKDEHYDSPFTQEARGKGYGVGRSEHARGDRLVGGKMDDIAVLVVIFDSS, encoded by the coding sequence ATGATGCAAGCAATCCTGTCGCGACTGCATTCCCACAAATGCGCTACCTTGAAGGTACCATCGAACACGGTAACGCGTTCATTTTTTCTTTCGTGTGACCTGTTTGTGAAGAGAAAGTGTCGGACTGGCCGGAATCGTGGTGAGATTGTCAGTAACCTGCGTGCTGAGGATAAAGAACCCAACGATTTTGGCGTAGAGTTCAGCTTCGCCAACCGCGCCACACGGAAAAGTTCAAACAGAGCAAACACTCGTCTATCAAATAGAATACGAGGCAGTGGAGCTGTTCTCGTCCCGCATCCAGACAAGGCAGAAAAAGGTGGTGATGACGCGTGCTTAGTTCTCGAGTATCATGGAGTCTTTGGAATCATGGATGGCGTCGGAGGCTGGGCCGATGAAGGAGTCGACCCTGCTACATATTCTAGTACTTTTGCAAAAAAGTTGGCAGCAGCAGTTCTGGCTGGAGAAAAAGACCCTTGCGGAATGATCACATATGCTCATGCGCAAACCCGCGTCAGAGGCAGCAGCACTGCATGCGTAGCGACGGTTTCGCCTCGGGATGGTTTGACTCTGGTCCGTATAGTAAATctcggcgatggaggcgcagTAGTTGTACGGGGCAAGAAAGTGGTGTTTACTACTGCTGCCCAACAACACCAGTTTAACTGCCCATTTCAACTTGGTTGTCCCAGATACTATCCAGAAACTGATTCAGTGGACGATGTCCAGCGATATGACGTGAGCGTGTCTCGCGGAGATGTTCTGATCATGGGATCCGATGGACTCTGGGATAATGTGTTTCTCTTTGAGGTAGCCAGAGTTTGTGAGGAGTTGTTGATGATGGAAGGCAGCGCGCAAGAAATTGCGGAATCGGTTGCGGGCAAAGCATTTACCAACTCAAAGGATGAACACTACGATAGTCCCTTTACGCAAGAGGCAAGGGGAAAAGGATACGGTGTTGGTCGATCGGAGCACGCGCGGGGTGATCGACTTGTTGGTGGCAAGATGGATGATATTGCCGTTCTGGTTGTCATATTCGACTCATCATAG